A single region of the Pectinophora gossypiella chromosome 2, ilPecGoss1.1, whole genome shotgun sequence genome encodes:
- the LOC126378359 gene encoding protein disulfide-isomerase A3: protein MLGSLKLVLFLGVIYLCRAAEEDVLDLTDSDFSSVIAQHDTALVMFYAPWCGHCKRLKPEYAVAAGVLKTDDPPVALAKVDCTEGGKSTCEQYSVSGYPTLKIFRKGELSSEYNGPRESNGIVKYMRAQVGPSSKELRTVKEYEAYLNKDDVVVIGFFEKESDLKGEFIKTADKMREEVTFAHSSAKEVLDKAGYKDNVVLYRPKRLQNKFEESSVVYNGEGSIKAFIKEKYHGLVGLRQKDNMQDFTNPLVVAYYDVDYVKNAKGTNYWRNRVLKAAKEVSEATFAVSDKDDFTHELNEYGIDFAKGDKPVVAGKDADGNKFVMTNEFSIENLQQFAKDMLDGKLEAFVKSEAIPEDNSGPTKTAVGKNFKELVTESGRDALIEFYAPWCGHCQKLMPVWEELGDKLKNEDVDIIKMDATANDWPKSQFEVSGFPTIYWKPKDTSQKPVRYNGGRALEDFIKYIAEHASTELKGWDRKGNAKKEEL from the exons ATGTTAGGTTCACTAAAACTAGTGTTATTCTTAggtgtaatttatttatgtagggCCGCCGAGGAGGATGTACTTGACCTTACAGATTCGGACTTTTCGTCGGTGATAGCTCAACATGATACTGCTCTAGTCATGTTTTACGCACCTTG GTGCGGCCATTGTAAACGCTTGAAGCCTGAGTACGCGGTTGCGGCCGGCGTGCTCAAGACCGACGACCCACCGGTCGCCCTGGCCAAGGTGGACTGTACAGAGGGCGGCAAGAGCACCTGCGAACAGTACTCTGTGTCGGGATACCCTACACTCAAGATCTTCAGAAAGGGAGAGCTCTCCTCTGAGTACAATGGACCTAGGGAGTCCA ATGGCATCGTCAAGTACATGCGTGCGCAAGTCGGTCCCAGCTCTAAGGAGTTGCGCACCGTCAAGGAATACGAAGCCTACCTGAACAAGGATGACGTGGTGGTCATCGGCTTCTTTGAAAAGGAGAGCGACCTGAAAGGAGAGTTTATCAAGACTGCTGACAAGATGCGCGAGGAAGTCACTTTCGCTCATTCCTCGGCCAAGGAGGTTCTGGACAAGGCTGGATACAA GGACAACGTGGTGCTGTACCGTCCGAAGCGTCTGCAGAACAAGTTCGAGGAATCCTCTGTCGTGTACAACGGAGAGGGATCCATCAAGGCCTTCATCAAGGAAAAATA CCACGGCCTCGTCGGCCTCCGACAGAAGGACAACATGCAAGACTTCACCAACCCGCTCGTGGTCGCGTACTACGACGTGGACTATGTAAAGAACGCCAAGGGAACCAACTACTGGAGGAACCGTGTGCTCAAG GCAGCGAAGGAAGTCAGCGAAGCCACGTTCGCGGTGAGCGACAAAGACGACTTCACACATGAGCTGAACGAGTACGGCATTGACTTCGCCAAGGGAGACAAGCCTGTGGTCGCTGGCAAGGACGCCGACGGCAACAAATTCGTCATGACCAATGAGTTCAG CATTGAGAACCTCCAGCAGTTCGCTAAGGACATGCTCGATGGCAAGTTGGAGGCGTTCGTCAAATCTGAGGCCATTCCTGAAGACAACAGTGGGCCTACCAAGACAGCTGTGGGCAAGAACTTCAAGGAGCTGGTGACTGAGAGCGGCCGGGACGCCCTGATCGAGTTCTACGCGCCGTGGTGCGGACACTGCCAGAAACTCATGCCTGTTTGGGAGGAGCTTGGTGATAAG CTGAAGAACGAGGATGTAGACATCATAAAGATGGACGCGACCGCCAACGACTGGCCCAAGTCCCAGTTCGAGGTGTCTGGTTTCCCCACCATCTACTGGAAGCCCAAGGACACCAGCCAGAAACCCGTCAGATACAAT GGCGGTCGTGCGCTGGAGGACTTCATCAAGTACATCGCGGAGCACGCGAGCACCGAGCTGAAGGGCTGGGACCGGAAGGGTAACGCCAAGAAGGAGGAGCTCTAA
- the LOC126378986 gene encoding adenylate kinase isoenzyme 6 homolog yields MANRTRNVPNILITGTPGVGKSTISRLLAEKTKFTWREVSKLAEEHNCLDEYDPEYQCPFLNEDKLLDIMEGMMAKGGNIVDYHGCDFFPERWFDGVFVVRANNTTLYDRLTARGYTGKKLEDNIQCEIFETLLEEAQSSYKPEIVTELQNNTDEQLQTNVDTIVEWIERWKEENL; encoded by the exons ATGGCCAATCGCACAAGAAATGTGCCTAACATTTTAATAACAG GCACTCCAGGTGTAGGGAAGTCCACTATTTCTCGACTATTAGCAGAGAAGACAAAGTTTACGTGGCGAGAAGTATCAAAACTGGCTGAGGAACACAATTGTCTTGATGAATATGATCCGGAGTATCAGTGTCCCTTCTTGAATGAAGACAAG TTGCTGGATATAATGGAAGGCATGATGGCCAAAGGAGGAAACATTGTGGACTACCACGGATGTGATTTCTTCCCTGAGAGATGGTTCGATGGAGTATTTGTCGTCAGGGCCAACAACACAACACTCTATGACCGTCTTACAGCCAG AGGTTACACAGGCAAGAAGTTAGAAGACAACATACAATGTGAGATCTTTGAGACATTATTAGAGGAAGCACAGAGCTCGTACAAGCCAGAAATAGTGACAGAGTTGCAGAATAACACAGACGAGCAATTGCAGACAAATGTTGACACTATTGTTGAATGGATAGAGAGATGGAAGGAGgagaatttataa
- the LOC126378413 gene encoding elongation factor 1-alpha, which yields MGKEKIHINIVVIGHVDSGKSTTTGHLIYKCGGIDKRTIEKFEKEAQEMGKGSFKYAWVLDKLKAERERGITIDIALWKFETSKYYVTIIDAPGHRDFIKNMITGTSQADCAVLIVAAGTGEFEAGISKNGQTREHALLAFTLGVKQLIVGVNKMDSTEPPYSESRFEEIKKEVSSYIKKIGYNPAAVAFVPISGWHGDNMLEASTKMPWFKGWQVERKEGKAEGKCLIEALDAILPPARPTDKALRLPLQDVYKIGGIGTVPVGRVETGILKPGTIVVFAPANITTEVKSVEMHHEALQEAVPGDNVGFNVKNVSVKELRRGYVAGDSKNNPPKGAADFTAQVIVLNHPGQISNGYTPVLDCHTAHIACKFAEIKEKVDRRTGKSTEDNPKSIKSGDAAIVNLVPSKPLCVESFQEFPPLGRFAVRDMRQTVAVGVIKSVNFKEGAGGKVTKAAEKASKGKK from the coding sequence ATGGGTAAGGAAAAGATTCACATTAACATTGTCGTCATTGGACACGTCGACTCTGGCAAGTCCACCACCACCGGCCACTTGATCTACAAATGCGGTGGTATCGACAAACGTACCATCGAGAAGTTCGAGAAGGAGGCCCAGGAAATGGGTAAGGGTTCCTTCAAGTACGCCTGGGTACTCGACAAGCTCAAGGCCGAGCGTGAGCGTGGTATCACCATCGACATCGCCCTGTGGAAGTTCGAAACCAGCAAATACTATGTCACCATCATCGACGCCCCTGGCCACAGAGATTTCATCAAGAACATGATCACTGGAACCTCACAGGCTGACTGCGCCGTGCTCATCGTCGCCGCCGGTACTGGTGAGTTCGAGGCTGGTATCTCCAAGAACGGACAGACCCGTGAGCACGCCCTTCTCGCCTTCACCCTCGGTGTCAAGCAGCTGATTGTGGGCGTCAACAAAATGGACTCCACTGAACCCCCATACAGCGAATCCCGTTTCGAGGAAATCAAGAAGGAAGTCTCTTCTTACATCAAGAAGATCGGTTACAACCCAGCTGCCGTCGCTTTCGTACCCATTTCTGGTTGGCATGGAGACAACATGCTGGAggcctctaccaaaatgccttGGTTCAAGGGATGGCAAGTTGAGCGTAAGGAGGGTAAAGCTGAGGGCAAGTGCCTGATCGAGGCGCTGGACGCCATCCTGCCCCCTGCGCGCCCCACAGACAAGGCCCTTCGTCTGCCCCTGCAGGACGTCTACAAAATCGGCGGTATTGGAACGGTGCCCGTAGGCCGTGTGGAGACCGGTATCCTCAAGCCCGGTACCATCGTCGTGTTCGCGCCCGCCAACATCACCACTGAAGTCAAGTCTGTGGAGATGCACCACGAGGCTCTCCAGGAGGCCGTGCCCGGTGACAACGTTGGTTTCAACGTCAAGAACGTGTCCGTCAAGGAGTTGCGTCGTGGCTACGTCGCTGGTGACTCCAAGAACAACCCCCCCAAGGGCGCTGCCGACTTCACCGCACAGGTCATCGTCCTCAACCACCCTGGTCAAATCTCAAACGGTTACACGCCTGTGCTCGATTGCCACACAGCCCACATTGCCTGCAAATTCGCCGAAATCAAAGAGAAGGTTGACCGTCGTACTGGTAAATCCACTGAAGACAACCCCAAATCCATCAAGTCCGGAGATGCCGCTATTGTCAACCTCGTACCCTCCAAGCCTCTGTGCGTGGAGTCCTTCCAGGAGTTCCCGCCTCTGGGTAGGTTCGCCGTGCGTGATATGAGGCAAACCGTCGCTGTCGGTGTCATCAAGTCCGTCAACTTCAAGGAGGGTGCCGGTGGCAAGGTCACCAAAGCCGCCGAGAAGGCTTCCAAGGGCAAGAAGTAG